In the genome of Bradyrhizobium sp. CIAT3101, one region contains:
- a CDS encoding CoA transferase: MQSPADILRDIWTSAGGDVAALERVRLAGDEPQIPSSFRVAVAGQTTIAAAGLAAAEIWRQRSGEAQDVTVDMRHAVVECRSERYLRLDDKPPPPAWDAIAGVYKTGDNRFVRCHTNFPHHRDAVCKVLGCVPEREKVQAALMQWKGEDFETAAYAAGGVVALMRSYDEWSALPQARALAELPLISIEKIGDAPPKLWSKGDRPLAGLRVLDLSRVIAGPVAGRTLAAHGADVLLVSGPDLPAIPWLTIDTGRGKLTTFIALKSEAGRAQMRALLQDADIVSQGYRPRALAALGLSPERAAEINPGIVYVTLSAYGHAGPWAERRGFDSLVQTTTGFNDAEGKAAGIDGPKELPAQMLDHATGYLMAFGAMMAKARQAREGGSWHVRVSLAQTGRWLWNLGRLEGGLDTPDLTGEAVHAAFMETVSSGFGTLKAVRHSAVLSRTPAQWSLPAMPLGSHPPQWPG; encoded by the coding sequence ATGCAAAGCCCTGCCGACATTCTTAGGGATATCTGGACCTCTGCCGGAGGCGATGTCGCGGCCCTTGAGCGCGTGCGCCTGGCCGGCGACGAGCCGCAGATACCGTCCTCGTTCCGTGTCGCCGTCGCCGGACAAACGACGATCGCCGCTGCCGGCCTTGCCGCCGCCGAGATCTGGCGGCAACGCAGCGGCGAGGCGCAGGATGTGACCGTCGACATGCGTCACGCCGTCGTCGAATGCCGTTCCGAGCGCTATCTGCGCCTCGACGACAAGCCGCCGCCTCCGGCCTGGGACGCCATCGCCGGCGTCTACAAGACCGGCGACAACCGTTTCGTGCGCTGCCACACCAATTTTCCGCATCATCGCGACGCCGTCTGCAAAGTGCTTGGCTGTGTGCCCGAGCGCGAGAAGGTGCAGGCCGCGCTGATGCAATGGAAGGGCGAGGATTTCGAGACGGCCGCTTATGCCGCCGGCGGCGTCGTCGCGCTGATGCGCTCCTACGACGAATGGTCGGCGCTGCCGCAGGCGCGCGCGCTGGCCGAGCTGCCGCTGATCTCGATCGAGAAGATCGGCGATGCTCCGCCCAAGCTTTGGTCCAAAGGCGATCGCCCGCTCGCAGGCCTGCGTGTGCTCGATCTCTCCCGCGTCATCGCCGGTCCCGTCGCCGGCCGCACGCTCGCTGCGCACGGCGCCGATGTGCTGCTGGTCTCGGGGCCGGACCTGCCCGCGATTCCCTGGCTCACCATCGACACCGGCCGCGGCAAGCTCACCACCTTCATCGCGCTGAAGAGCGAGGCGGGCCGGGCGCAGATGCGCGCGCTGTTGCAGGACGCCGACATCGTCTCGCAAGGCTATCGCCCGCGCGCGCTCGCCGCTCTTGGCCTCTCGCCGGAGCGGGCCGCGGAGATCAATCCCGGCATCGTCTACGTCACACTGTCGGCTTATGGCCATGCCGGCCCCTGGGCCGAGCGGCGCGGCTTCGATTCGCTGGTGCAGACGACGACTGGCTTCAACGATGCGGAAGGCAAGGCCGCCGGCATCGACGGTCCGAAGGAATTGCCGGCGCAGATGCTCGATCACGCCACCGGCTATCTGATGGCGTTCGGCGCGATGATGGCCAAGGCGCGCCAGGCCCGTGAAGGCGGCAGCTGGCACGTGCGCGTGTCGCTGGCGCAGACCGGACGCTGGCTGTGGAATCTCGGTCGGCTCGAAGGCGGTCTCGATACCCCGGATCTTACGGGTGAGGCCGTACATGCTGCGTTCATGGAAACGGTGTCATCTGGCTTCGGCACGTTGAAGGCGGTGCGCCATTCGGCTGTGCTGTCGCGGACGCCGGCGCAATGGAGCCTTCCGGCGATGCCGCTCGGCAGCCATCCGCCGCAATGGCCGGGCTGA
- a CDS encoding SDR family oxidoreductase translates to MDLGLKGKNAIVLGGTRGIGRAIAATLAGEGSNVAVCARNAEQVAATVAELKASGIRATGGTVDVTDGAALKAWVEGAAKEFGGIDLLFANAGAMAQGHDPASWEQNFRLDVLGAVHAFDAARPFLETSGETRGDAAFVIISSISAAQADLASSYGPIKAALIHMAKGLARQYAKKKIRVNVVSPGTVYFKGGVWNMIEQNMPERYNDAMKRNPTGRMATPQEIANAAVFLASPASSFTTGANLIVDGAISNRVNF, encoded by the coding sequence ATGGATCTCGGTCTCAAAGGAAAAAACGCCATCGTGCTCGGCGGCACGCGCGGCATCGGTCGGGCAATTGCGGCGACGCTGGCCGGTGAAGGCAGCAATGTTGCCGTGTGCGCGCGCAATGCGGAGCAAGTCGCCGCCACCGTGGCCGAGCTGAAGGCCAGCGGCATCCGCGCCACCGGCGGCACGGTCGACGTCACCGACGGCGCGGCGCTGAAGGCGTGGGTCGAGGGCGCGGCAAAGGAGTTCGGCGGCATCGACCTGCTGTTCGCCAATGCCGGCGCGATGGCGCAAGGCCACGATCCCGCGTCATGGGAGCAGAATTTCCGGCTCGACGTGCTCGGCGCCGTGCATGCGTTCGACGCCGCGCGGCCGTTCCTCGAGACTAGCGGCGAGACGCGCGGCGATGCCGCCTTCGTCATCATCTCCTCGATCTCGGCGGCGCAGGCCGATCTCGCCAGCTCCTACGGCCCGATCAAGGCGGCGCTGATCCACATGGCCAAGGGACTGGCGCGGCAATACGCCAAGAAGAAGATCCGCGTGAATGTCGTGTCGCCCGGCACCGTCTACTTCAAGGGCGGCGTCTGGAACATGATCGAGCAGAACATGCCCGAGCGTTACAACGACGCGATGAAGCGTAATCCGACCGGGCGCATGGCGACGCCACAGGAAATCGCGAACGCCGCGGTGTTTCTGGCAAGCCCGGCCTCGTCGTTCACGACCGGCGCCAATCTCATCGTGGACGGCGCGATCTCGAACCGGGTGAATTTCTAG
- a CDS encoding error-prone DNA polymerase: MITPAYAEIGITTNFSFLRGGSDPRAYVHQASKLGIPVIGIADHNTLAGVVRAWKELDNDKVLHKPKLLIGARIVFIDGTPDIFVYPRDRAAYGRLCQLLTRGKRGDDIMRIEKGECRLNFTDLLEFSQGQLLVLTLLHRFDDAQTLDVLSKLKASSAEGVWLAASLVYRGDDRRRLARLDDLAAKAGVPLLATNEVLYHDPGRRPLQDVLTCIREKTTIEAVGRKLEANAERFLKTPREMARLFRDFPEAIAETMRFADRIDFSLDQLRYQYPDEPVPPGKTAQGHLEDLTWAGVDTYFGGKIDDKLRATLKKELALISELKYAHYFLTVHDIVHYARSENILCQGRGSAANSAVCYVLGITSVDPTKVDLLFERFISKERLEPPDIDVDFEHSRREEVMQYVYRRYGRHRAAIIATIIHYRPRSAIRDVGKALGLTEDVTAALADTVWGSWGKGLNDMQVRQAGLDPQNPMINLAVELATELIEFPRHLSQHVGGYVLTQDRLDTYVPIGNAAMDDRTFIEWDKDDVDALNMMKVDVLALGMLTCIRKCFDLIDQHKGERWVLASVPQDDPKVYDMLCAGESLGVFQVESRAQMNMLPRLKPRTFYDLVIEVAIVRPGPIQGDMVHPYLRRRNGIEKVTYPSPAPEHGPADELYKVLHKTKGVPLFQEQAMRIAIEAAKFTSEEANGLRRSMATFRNVGTIGQYEEKLIGNMVARGYDANFARSCFDQIKGFGSYGFPESHAASFAQLVYISSWLKYHHPDAFCCGLLNSQPMGFYAPAQIVGDARKNGVEVREIDVSHSFAQNTLENTDDRYCAVRLGFRQIDGFHWLDPDEEFLKAEQAKRQGKVHVTQEDWADRIIKARDRQPFTSLEDFARDTGLPKRALILLADADAFRSLGLDRREALWQVRRLPDDVALPLFEAATAREQPDEQAKPLPVMPRPEQVVADYQTIRLSLKGHPMEFLREMFSRERIVACKEISHENERRRVRCAGVVLVRQRPGSASGVVFMTLEDETGIANVVVWPKVMEQYRKEVMGARLIEVQGYIQSSPEKVTHLIAQRMIDRSHDLVGLANDALSRKPPVPAGATVVEPLNEDPRALADMPAQKIRHPRNVRILPPSRDFH; encoded by the coding sequence ATGATTACGCCCGCTTATGCCGAGATCGGCATCACCACCAATTTCTCGTTCCTGCGCGGCGGCTCGGATCCGCGCGCTTATGTGCATCAGGCCAGCAAGCTCGGCATTCCCGTGATCGGCATTGCCGATCACAACACGCTGGCCGGCGTGGTGCGCGCCTGGAAGGAACTCGACAATGACAAGGTGCTGCACAAGCCAAAGCTCCTGATCGGCGCGCGCATCGTCTTCATCGACGGCACGCCCGACATTTTCGTCTATCCGCGCGATCGCGCCGCCTATGGTCGGCTGTGCCAGCTTCTGACCCGGGGCAAACGCGGCGACGACATCATGCGGATCGAGAAGGGCGAATGCCGTCTCAACTTCACCGATCTGCTGGAGTTTTCGCAAGGTCAGCTCCTGGTCCTGACGTTGCTGCATCGGTTTGATGATGCGCAAACGCTGGATGTGCTTTCAAAACTCAAAGCCAGCAGCGCCGAAGGCGTGTGGCTGGCCGCGAGCCTGGTCTATCGCGGCGACGACCGTCGTCGCCTGGCGCGGCTCGACGATCTCGCCGCCAAAGCAGGAGTGCCGCTGCTTGCGACCAACGAGGTGCTCTATCACGATCCCGGCCGTCGTCCGCTTCAGGACGTGCTGACCTGCATCCGGGAAAAGACCACGATCGAGGCGGTCGGACGCAAGCTAGAAGCCAATGCGGAGCGTTTTCTCAAGACGCCCCGCGAGATGGCGCGCCTGTTTCGCGATTTCCCCGAGGCGATCGCGGAGACCATGCGCTTTGCCGACAGGATCGACTTCTCGCTCGATCAGCTTAGATATCAATATCCGGACGAGCCGGTGCCGCCGGGCAAGACCGCGCAGGGGCATCTGGAAGACCTGACCTGGGCGGGCGTCGACACATATTTCGGGGGCAAGATCGACGACAAGTTGCGCGCGACGCTGAAGAAGGAACTCGCGCTGATATCAGAGCTGAAATACGCGCATTACTTCCTCACCGTGCACGACATCGTCCACTACGCGCGCAGCGAAAATATCCTGTGCCAGGGGCGGGGATCGGCGGCGAATTCGGCCGTGTGCTACGTGCTCGGCATCACCTCGGTCGATCCGACCAAGGTCGATCTGCTGTTCGAGCGCTTCATCTCCAAGGAGCGGCTGGAGCCGCCCGACATCGACGTCGATTTCGAGCATTCGCGGCGCGAGGAGGTGATGCAATATGTCTATCGCCGCTACGGCCGCCACCGTGCGGCGATCATCGCCACCATCATCCATTATCGTCCGCGCAGCGCCATCCGCGACGTCGGCAAGGCGCTGGGCCTGACCGAGGACGTCACCGCCGCGCTCGCCGACACCGTCTGGGGCAGCTGGGGCAAGGGCCTGAACGACATGCAGGTCAGGCAGGCCGGACTCGATCCCCAAAATCCCATGATCAATCTCGCGGTCGAGCTTGCGACCGAGCTGATCGAATTCCCGCGCCATCTCTCCCAGCATGTCGGTGGCTATGTGCTGACCCAGGATCGGCTCGACACCTATGTGCCGATAGGCAACGCCGCGATGGACGACCGCACGTTCATCGAATGGGACAAGGACGACGTCGATGCGCTCAATATGATGAAGGTCGACGTGCTCGCGCTGGGCATGCTGACCTGCATCCGGAAATGTTTTGATCTGATCGACCAGCACAAGGGCGAACGTTGGGTTCTGGCGAGCGTCCCGCAGGACGATCCCAAGGTTTACGACATGCTGTGCGCCGGTGAATCGCTCGGCGTTTTCCAGGTCGAGAGTCGCGCGCAGATGAACATGCTGCCGCGCCTGAAGCCGCGGACCTTCTACGATCTCGTCATCGAGGTCGCGATCGTACGCCCGGGCCCGATCCAGGGCGACATGGTGCATCCATATCTGCGCCGGCGGAACGGTATCGAGAAGGTGACCTATCCCTCGCCAGCGCCCGAGCATGGTCCCGCGGACGAACTCTACAAGGTGCTGCACAAGACCAAGGGCGTGCCGCTGTTCCAGGAGCAGGCGATGCGCATCGCGATCGAGGCGGCGAAATTCACCTCCGAGGAAGCCAATGGCCTGCGCCGCTCGATGGCGACCTTTCGCAATGTCGGCACCATCGGCCAATACGAGGAGAAGCTGATCGGCAACATGGTCGCGCGCGGCTACGATGCCAATTTCGCCAGAAGCTGTTTCGACCAGATCAAGGGCTTTGGCTCCTATGGCTTTCCCGAGAGCCATGCCGCGAGCTTCGCCCAGCTCGTCTACATCTCCTCATGGCTGAAATATCATCACCCCGATGCCTTCTGCTGCGGCCTCTTGAACTCGCAGCCGATGGGCTTTTACGCGCCGGCGCAGATCGTCGGCGACGCCCGCAAGAACGGCGTCGAGGTGCGCGAGATCGATGTCTCCCACAGTTTTGCGCAGAACACGCTGGAGAACACCGACGACAGATATTGCGCCGTTCGCCTGGGTTTTCGTCAGATCGACGGCTTTCACTGGCTCGATCCCGATGAGGAGTTCCTCAAAGCGGAGCAAGCGAAACGGCAGGGCAAGGTCCATGTCACTCAGGAAGACTGGGCTGACCGCATCATCAAGGCTCGCGACCGCCAGCCCTTCACCTCGCTCGAAGATTTTGCCCGCGACACCGGCCTGCCCAAGCGCGCGCTGATCTTGCTGGCGGATGCCGATGCGTTTCGCTCGCTCGGGCTCGATCGCCGCGAGGCGCTGTGGCAGGTGCGGCGGCTGCCCGACGATGTGGCGCTGCCGCTGTTCGAAGCGGCCACCGCGCGCGAGCAGCCCGACGAGCAGGCCAAGCCACTCCCCGTGATGCCGCGTCCCGAGCAGGTCGTCGCGGACTACCAGACCATCCGCTTGTCGCTCAAAGGCCATCCGATGGAATTCCTGCGCGAGATGTTTTCACGCGAGCGGATCGTCGCCTGCAAGGAGATCAGCCATGAGAACGAGCGGCGCCGCGTCCGCTGCGCCGGTGTGGTGCTGGTGCGGCAGCGGCCGGGCAGCGCCAGCGGCGTCGTGTTCATGACGCTGGAGGACGAGACCGGTATCGCCAATGTCGTGGTGTGGCCCAAGGTCATGGAGCAGTACCGGAAGGAAGTGATGGGCGCGCGCCTCATCGAGGTCCAGGGCTATATCCAGAGCAGCCCCGAGAAGGTGACGCATCTGATCGCCCAGCGCATGATCGACCGCTCGCACGATCTGGTCGGCCTCGCCAACGACGCCCTGAGCCGCAAGCCTCCGGTGCCGGCAGGCGCCACCGTGGTCGAGCCCCTCAACGAAGACCCCCGCGCCCTCGCGGATATGCCCGCGCAAAAAATCCGCCACCCCCGCAACGTCCGCATCCTGCCACCGTCGCGGGATTTCCATTGA
- a CDS encoding DNA polymerase Y family protein yields MSASSLNHRRILSLWLPRLPIDRIQRFFGALGNGNEPSIVVIKENNALVIHALDEAAERLGLHIGQPLANARAMCPDLKVFDADVVADAKTLSDIADCCDRFTPLVALDPPHGLFLDITGCAHLFGGEAALLQTLVRALARQGFAVSAAIAGTSVCARTLTRQTPGVIVADGGEAAAIDRFPVSALGADEMITTGLRRAGLKTIGDVASRAPSEITARFGARFSTLLAHALGQGDAPISPRKPLPDYIVEKRFAEPIATDTMIAMTLSRLADTLIASMEKQGKGARRLEAAFFRTDGVVRAIMVETGRPVTRSKVIDRLFRERLDALADPLDPGFGFDMVRLSASRTEIVVQEQRDLDAHVHDNDELAALIDRIAARIGGKRVVVHLPQDTHIPEQAVLAAPAQHHLTAAMQAEWPARAESEPPLRPLRLFDKPEPVTVPFATVPDGPPHQFTWRRAKHAVVRVEGPERIAMEWWRQDGKQLTRDYFRIEDAEGLRFWIFRDGLYEGEVFDGDGKPAPPHWYVHGLFA; encoded by the coding sequence ATGAGTGCCAGTTCTCTGAACCATCGGCGTATCCTCAGCCTGTGGCTGCCGCGCCTGCCCATCGACCGGATCCAGCGGTTCTTCGGCGCGCTGGGTAATGGCAACGAGCCCAGCATTGTCGTCATCAAGGAGAACAATGCGCTGGTGATCCATGCGCTGGATGAAGCTGCTGAGCGGCTCGGCCTGCACATCGGCCAGCCGCTCGCGAACGCGCGGGCGATGTGCCCGGATTTAAAAGTGTTCGACGCCGATGTCGTGGCCGATGCGAAGACGCTCAGCGACATCGCCGACTGTTGCGACCGCTTCACGCCGCTGGTGGCGCTCGATCCGCCGCACGGGCTGTTTTTGGACATCACCGGCTGCGCGCATCTGTTCGGCGGCGAGGCTGCGTTGTTGCAGACGCTGGTTCGCGCGCTGGCGCGACAAGGTTTTGCCGTCAGCGCGGCGATCGCCGGGACCTCGGTCTGCGCGCGCACGCTGACGCGGCAGACGCCTGGCGTTATCGTTGCCGATGGCGGCGAGGCCGCGGCGATCGACCGGTTTCCGGTGTCCGCGCTCGGTGCGGACGAGATGATCACCACCGGCCTGCGGCGCGCCGGGCTGAAGACGATCGGCGATGTTGCCTCGCGCGCGCCGAGTGAAATCACGGCGCGGTTCGGCGCGCGGTTCTCCACGCTGCTCGCGCATGCGCTGGGGCAGGGCGATGCGCCGATCAGCCCGCGAAAACCGCTGCCCGACTACATCGTGGAAAAGCGCTTTGCCGAGCCGATCGCGACCGACACCATGATCGCGATGACGCTGTCGCGGCTGGCCGATACGCTGATCGCCTCCATGGAAAAACAAGGCAAGGGCGCGCGGCGCCTGGAGGCCGCGTTCTTCCGCACCGACGGCGTGGTGCGCGCGATCATGGTCGAGACCGGGCGTCCCGTGACGCGAAGCAAAGTGATCGACCGGCTGTTCCGCGAGCGTCTCGATGCGCTTGCCGATCCCCTCGATCCCGGCTTCGGCTTCGACATGGTGCGGTTGTCGGCGAGCCGTACCGAGATCGTGGTGCAGGAGCAGCGCGATCTCGACGCCCATGTCCACGACAATGACGAGCTGGCCGCGCTGATCGACCGCATCGCCGCGCGTATCGGCGGAAAACGCGTCGTCGTGCATCTGCCGCAGGACACCCATATCCCCGAACAGGCGGTGCTGGCCGCGCCAGCGCAGCATCATCTCACCGCCGCCATGCAGGCCGAATGGCCGGCGCGCGCCGAAAGCGAGCCGCCACTGCGTCCGCTACGGCTGTTCGACAAGCCGGAGCCGGTCACAGTGCCGTTCGCGACCGTGCCTGACGGCCCGCCGCATCAATTCACCTGGCGGCGTGCAAAACATGCCGTGGTGCGGGTGGAAGGACCCGAACGCATCGCGATGGAATGGTGGCGGCAGGACGGCAAACAGCTGACGCGGGATTATTTCCGCATCGAGGATGCCGAGGGCCTGCGCTTCTGGATCTTTCGCGATGGTCTTTACGAGGGAGAGGTGTTCGACGGCGACGGCAAGCCCGCTCCGCCCCACTGGTACGTGCACGGTCTCTTCGCATGA
- a CDS encoding DNA repair protein → MSGARMSALATLRSQIERIETAEVVHHRDRVALGHGEVDRALKGGLARAAIHEVFCEGRQGAAATGFVTGLAGRVTTQRPLLWVRQDFSELETGALSMSGLAELGLDPRRVVMVRAADVESALRTSADALACDALGAVVLELWGETRQFDLVASRKLTLAAQSSGVTGLLLRMAAQPLPSTAETRWMLRAAHSPPGSASMPAAPWSAWGAPRFDVELLRNRHGPCGRWIMEWKCDECQFSEPSAYPQPVAAAPAHRPDPAVLRRAG, encoded by the coding sequence ATGAGCGGCGCACGCATGAGCGCGCTTGCGACCTTGCGCAGCCAGATCGAACGGATCGAGACGGCGGAAGTCGTGCATCATCGCGACCGCGTTGCGCTCGGCCATGGTGAGGTCGACCGCGCCTTGAAAGGCGGGCTCGCACGCGCGGCGATCCACGAGGTGTTTTGCGAGGGGCGTCAGGGCGCGGCCGCGACCGGTTTCGTCACCGGCCTTGCGGGCCGCGTCACGACGCAACGGCCGCTGTTGTGGGTGCGGCAGGATTTTTCGGAACTTGAAACCGGTGCGTTGTCGATGAGCGGCCTTGCCGAACTCGGCCTCGATCCGCGCCGCGTGGTGATGGTGCGTGCGGCTGACGTCGAGAGCGCGCTGCGCACCTCGGCCGATGCGCTCGCCTGCGATGCGCTCGGTGCTGTCGTGCTCGAGCTCTGGGGTGAGACGCGCCAGTTCGATCTGGTGGCGAGCCGCAAGCTGACGCTGGCCGCGCAATCCTCCGGCGTCACCGGCCTCTTGTTGCGGATGGCGGCGCAGCCGCTGCCCTCGACCGCGGAGACGCGATGGATGCTGCGTGCGGCGCATTCGCCGCCGGGGTCAGCATCAATGCCTGCGGCGCCTTGGAGCGCGTGGGGCGCGCCGCGCTTCGATGTCGAGCTGTTGCGTAATCGTCATGGCCCGTGTGGCCGGTGGATCATGGAATGGAAATGTGATGAGTGCCAGTTCTCTGAACCATCGGCGTATCCTCAGCCTGTGGCTGCCGCGCCTGCCCATCGACCGGATCCAGCGGTTCTTCGGCGCGCTGGGTAA
- a CDS encoding putative DNA modification/repair radical SAM protein — protein MDVQRKLEILADAAKYDASCASSGTEKRDSSDGKGMGSTAPGMGICHSYAPDGRCISLLKVLLTNACNYDCLYCVNRASSNVPRARFTIDEVVKLTLDFYRRNYIEGLFLSSGIIRSPDYTMEQVVSVARKLREEHHFRGYIHLKTIPEADDALITEAGKYADRLSINIEMPEETSLQQFAPEKDVRAIRRTMGRLRLKLDEAEDISSTKTKAKPQRFAPAGQSTQMIVGADAASDHTILHTSSNLYGSYKLRRVYYSAFSPIPDASRALPLVQPPLLREHRLYQADWLMRFYGFDVAEIVDDSAMLPLDIDPKLAWALRHRDRFPLDVNRASREELLRVPGFGTKAVERIIATRRTTTIRLSDLARLHVPRNKALLFIVLSDHRPAPHRLDEARLIERFKPKATQLGFGF, from the coding sequence ATGGACGTACAACGCAAGCTGGAGATCCTGGCTGACGCCGCCAAGTACGACGCCTCCTGTGCCTCCAGCGGCACCGAAAAGCGGGATTCCAGCGACGGCAAGGGCATGGGCTCGACCGCGCCCGGCATGGGCATCTGTCATTCCTACGCGCCGGATGGGCGCTGCATCTCGCTGCTCAAGGTGCTGCTCACCAACGCCTGCAATTACGATTGCCTCTATTGCGTCAACCGCGCCTCCTCCAACGTGCCGCGCGCCCGCTTCACCATCGACGAGGTGGTCAAGCTGACGCTCGACTTCTACCGGCGCAATTACATCGAAGGCCTGTTTCTCTCCTCCGGCATCATCCGCAGTCCCGACTACACCATGGAGCAGGTTGTCAGCGTCGCGCGAAAACTGCGCGAGGAGCATCACTTCCGCGGCTACATCCATCTCAAGACCATTCCGGAAGCCGACGACGCGCTGATCACGGAGGCCGGCAAATATGCCGATCGTCTCTCCATCAACATCGAGATGCCTGAGGAGACGAGCCTGCAGCAATTCGCGCCGGAGAAGGACGTGCGCGCGATCCGCCGCACCATGGGCCGGCTGCGGCTGAAGCTCGACGAGGCCGAGGATATCAGCAGCACAAAGACAAAAGCAAAACCGCAGCGTTTTGCGCCGGCAGGACAAAGCACGCAGATGATCGTCGGCGCTGACGCGGCCTCCGATCACACCATTCTTCACACAAGTTCAAATCTCTACGGCTCATACAAATTGAGGCGCGTCTATTACTCCGCCTTCAGCCCGATCCCCGATGCCAGCCGCGCCTTGCCTCTGGTCCAGCCGCCGCTGCTGCGCGAGCACCGGCTCTACCAGGCCGACTGGCTGATGCGGTTCTACGGTTTCGACGTTGCAGAGATCGTCGACGACAGCGCCATGCTGCCGCTCGACATCGATCCAAAGCTCGCCTGGGCGCTGCGCCACCGCGACCGTTTCCCGCTCGACGTCAACCGTGCCAGCCGCGAGGAGCTGTTGCGCGTGCCGGGCTTCGGCACCAAGGCGGTCGAGCGCATCATCGCCACGCGGCGCACCACCACGATCCGCCTCTCCGATCTGGCGCGGCTGCACGTGCCCCGCAACAAGGCACTGCTGTTCATCGTGCTCAGCGATCACCGGCCCGCACCGCATCGTCTCGACGAGGCGCGCCTGATCGAACGATTCAAGCCGAAGGCAACGCAACTGGGGTTTGGCTTCTGA
- a CDS encoding UdgX family uracil-DNA binding protein (This protein belongs to the uracil DNA glycosylase superfamily, members of which act in excision repair of DNA. However, it belongs more specifically to UdgX branch, whose founding member was found to bind uracil in DNA (where it does not belong), without cleaving it, appears to promote DNA repair by a pathway involving RecA, rather than base excision.), with the protein MQYIILDTETDFDGWRKAARSLVLHHVQPVDVTWAVQGGEADLFAPSAPSPILEVNDGTFSVSAKFVDLAQAAILHRDPERFAILYRLLWRLRDNHDLIEVATDADVALVTAMARAVHRDEHKMHAFVRFREIGRERAAHYVAWFEPEHHIVELAAPFFAKRFADMPWSILTPDLCAHWDGHALSFTPGVSKSEAPGEDRLEETWRRYYASIFNPARLKVKAMQTEMPKKYWRNLPEASIIKPLIEDAERMTGAMIANAATDPHKPQKRPEAPMIRKTVANDLEALREEAAHCRACPLYKDATQTVFGEGPKDATIMLVGEQPGDKEDLAGHPFVGPAGQMLDRALAEAGVDRSKVYVTNAVKHFKFVPRGKIRLHQKPATPEIKACRQWYEREVSAIQPELIVAMGATAAQTVFGKITPIGKTRGRLIDLPDGRKALVTVHPSYLLRLPDPQAKVLEYQRFVEDLTIAARLQKKSAHAA; encoded by the coding sequence ATGCAGTACATCATCCTCGACACCGAAACCGATTTCGACGGCTGGCGCAAAGCCGCGCGCAGCCTCGTGCTTCATCATGTGCAGCCCGTCGATGTCACCTGGGCCGTGCAAGGCGGCGAAGCGGACTTGTTCGCACCGTCCGCGCCGTCTCCGATCCTCGAGGTGAACGATGGCACCTTCAGCGTGTCCGCAAAATTCGTCGACCTCGCCCAGGCCGCCATCCTGCATCGCGATCCCGAGCGCTTTGCGATCCTCTATCGCCTGCTCTGGCGATTGAGGGACAATCACGATCTCATCGAGGTCGCAACCGATGCTGACGTCGCGCTGGTCACGGCGATGGCGAGAGCGGTTCACCGCGACGAGCACAAGATGCACGCCTTCGTGCGCTTTCGCGAGATCGGTCGCGAACGCGCGGCGCATTATGTCGCCTGGTTCGAGCCGGAGCATCACATCGTCGAGCTCGCAGCCCCGTTCTTCGCCAAGCGCTTTGCGGACATGCCCTGGTCGATCCTGACGCCCGATCTCTGCGCGCATTGGGACGGACACGCGTTGTCGTTCACGCCGGGCGTGAGCAAGAGCGAGGCGCCGGGCGAAGACCGGCTGGAAGAAACCTGGCGGCGTTACTACGCCAGCATCTTCAACCCGGCGCGGTTGAAGGTGAAGGCGATGCAGACGGAGATGCCGAAGAAATACTGGAGGAACCTGCCCGAGGCCTCGATCATTAAACCCTTGATCGAGGATGCCGAGCGCATGACCGGCGCCATGATCGCCAATGCCGCAACCGATCCGCACAAGCCTCAGAAGCGGCCGGAGGCTCCGATGATACGCAAGACCGTTGCCAACGATCTCGAAGCGCTCCGCGAGGAGGCCGCGCATTGCCGTGCCTGCCCGCTCTACAAGGACGCGACGCAGACCGTGTTCGGCGAAGGTCCGAAGGACGCCACCATCATGCTGGTCGGCGAGCAGCCCGGCGACAAGGAAGACCTCGCCGGCCATCCCTTCGTCGGGCCGGCCGGCCAGATGCTCGACCGCGCGCTCGCGGAAGCCGGCGTCGATCGCAGCAAGGTCTACGTCACCAACGCCGTGAAGCACTTCAAATTCGTGCCGCGCGGAAAGATCCGCCTGCACCAGAAGCCGGCGACGCCGGAGATCAAGGCCTGCCGGCAATGGTATGAGCGGGAAGTTTCGGCAATCCAGCCCGAGCTCATCGTGGCGATGGGCGCCACCGCCGCGCAGACCGTGTTCGGCAAGATCACGCCGATCGGCAAGACCCGCGGCCGGCTCATAGACCTCCCCGACGGACGCAAGGCTCTGGTGACGGTGCATCCGTCCTATCTGCTGCGGCTCCCCGATCCCCAAGCGAAGGTGCTGGAATATCAGCGCTTTGTCGAGGATCTGACGATCGCAGCCCGCTTGCAGAAGAAGTCCGCCCACGCCGCCTGA